In a genomic window of Microterricola viridarii:
- a CDS encoding ABC transporter substrate-binding protein, whose protein sequence is MKKMTKVSLSAAVMAVTLLAAAACSSAPAAVEESASKPDSKTSQFETIKPGVLTIVTSSDLTPFAYIKDNEWQGVDVALVKHAAKNLGLTVEITAHEFDTLIPLVAGGQADLTMGSIADTDVRRETVSFTLPDIIGNNALIVPNESKIADEDDVKGKKIGILQASQALEYAEKYWTESEIVTFPSNNAARLALSGGGLDGILVDPQSAKQFTDQFPLKFVLSAVNPDDRGGAWILNQDADKLREALNEELRTALEDGTTQKILDKWNPADNSQPVIDWLTEYYEANPSNLYSEE, encoded by the coding sequence ATGAAGAAAATGACCAAAGTCAGCCTCAGTGCCGCGGTAATGGCGGTCACACTTCTCGCAGCCGCGGCGTGCTCCAGCGCACCGGCAGCCGTGGAGGAGTCCGCATCGAAACCGGACAGCAAGACCTCCCAGTTCGAGACCATCAAGCCAGGCGTCCTCACCATCGTGACGAGCAGTGACCTCACGCCGTTCGCATACATCAAGGACAATGAATGGCAGGGTGTCGACGTGGCCCTCGTCAAACATGCCGCGAAGAACCTCGGTCTGACCGTCGAGATCACGGCTCACGAATTCGACACCCTCATTCCGCTCGTGGCCGGCGGTCAAGCCGACCTCACCATGGGATCCATCGCCGACACCGATGTGCGACGTGAGACCGTTTCGTTCACGCTTCCCGACATCATCGGTAACAACGCCCTCATTGTTCCGAACGAATCCAAGATCGCGGATGAAGACGACGTGAAGGGTAAGAAGATCGGAATTTTGCAGGCGAGCCAGGCGCTCGAATACGCGGAGAAGTACTGGACAGAGTCGGAGATCGTGACTTTCCCGTCGAACAACGCGGCGAGGCTGGCGTTGTCAGGCGGCGGACTCGACGGCATCCTCGTCGATCCCCAGTCTGCCAAGCAGTTCACCGATCAGTTCCCCCTCAAGTTCGTTCTGTCCGCAGTGAACCCCGACGACCGCGGCGGCGCATGGATTCTGAATCAGGACGCCGACAAGCTGCGTGAAGCTCTCAATGAGGAGCTTCGGACCGCGCTCGAAGACGGCACGACGCAGAAGATCCTCGACAAGTGGAACCCGGCAGACAACTCGCAGCCGGTCATCGACTGGCTGACGGAGTACTACGAGGCAAACCCGTCGAACCTCTACTCGGAAGAGTAG
- a CDS encoding DeoR/GlpR family DNA-binding transcription regulator, whose amino-acid sequence MEWKEDERLSGPERQRLLLEMARRDGRVGVNSAAKALSVTPETVRKDLDALQDDGLIMRVHGGGLPVETLAYEPGVTVRTEKSAEKERIGRAALEEIPTGGVIFIEAGSTTARFAELIPAELPVTVVTNSLPIALQLATRSTAATVVILGGRIRPLTLGSVDALAIRNFQDLYVDVAFLGTNGVSVKRGLTTPDIAEAETKRAALHCSNRRVLLADHSKVNRVSFCRYGELSEIDLLLTDTGLEEHLKEELSSAIGRIKRV is encoded by the coding sequence ATGGAATGGAAAGAAGACGAGCGCCTTTCTGGCCCTGAGCGCCAGCGCCTGCTCCTTGAGATGGCGCGGCGGGACGGGCGCGTCGGTGTCAACTCAGCGGCCAAGGCATTGTCGGTCACTCCGGAGACGGTTCGGAAAGACCTTGACGCGCTCCAGGACGACGGCCTGATCATGCGGGTTCATGGAGGCGGATTGCCCGTTGAAACGCTTGCATACGAACCCGGTGTGACAGTGCGTACGGAGAAGTCGGCTGAAAAGGAACGGATCGGGCGCGCAGCCTTGGAGGAGATCCCCACGGGCGGCGTGATCTTCATTGAAGCCGGCTCCACGACAGCTCGCTTCGCCGAGCTCATTCCCGCCGAACTGCCAGTGACCGTGGTAACGAACTCCCTGCCGATCGCCCTCCAATTGGCGACCCGGTCCACGGCGGCGACGGTGGTCATTCTGGGTGGGCGCATCCGCCCCCTCACGCTAGGCAGTGTGGACGCGTTAGCCATTCGTAACTTCCAGGACTTGTACGTAGACGTTGCCTTTCTGGGCACGAACGGGGTCAGCGTTAAGAGAGGTTTGACGACGCCCGACATCGCCGAGGCGGAAACCAAACGCGCGGCGCTGCACTGCTCGAACCGGCGAGTCCTCCTCGCCGACCACAGCAAGGTCAATCGTGTTTCATTTTGCAGATACGGAGAGTTGAGCGAGATTGATCTTCTCCTGACGGACACAGGGCTCGAGGAGCACTTGAAAGAGGAGCTTTCGTCTGCGATCGGTCGGATCAAGCGGGTCTAA
- a CDS encoding 1-phosphofructokinase family hexose kinase — protein MTESDQTGSVSEWPSADGARARIAVVGPNPAMDRTEEIEYFRPHQVNRALVSTPRAGGKSFIVARALRRLGQDVTLYGFLGGPTGQYLRAECAKLGIRDRHTTIEGETRINTVLVDRHAGLATVINEPGPEISKTEAESLRRALDEHIEAGDILVLSGSLPRGIPLDTYAGLITSARQRGARAIVDAEGEVLVSAVSVGPWAVKCNLQEFRAIAPDAPEEVTTEAARQQLFDCMRVIVAAGVQLVIVTLGANGLLAVSRTEALEVSAPSVVAKNPTGSGDTFLAAFVAAYSNASSLEYALKFGAAAASANAAVLVPDIGPSPQLDTLVAGTTVIRHEPDFADSGVAGTDR, from the coding sequence ATGACTGAATCCGATCAGACTGGTTCGGTATCAGAGTGGCCTTCTGCAGACGGTGCACGGGCGCGCATTGCCGTCGTCGGTCCGAATCCCGCAATGGATCGAACGGAAGAGATCGAGTACTTTCGTCCACACCAGGTGAACCGCGCCCTCGTCAGCACTCCGCGCGCTGGAGGCAAGAGCTTCATCGTTGCTCGCGCTCTACGCCGGCTCGGCCAGGACGTGACCCTGTATGGCTTCCTCGGAGGCCCGACGGGGCAGTACCTCCGAGCCGAGTGCGCAAAGCTCGGCATCCGGGACCGCCACACAACCATCGAAGGCGAGACGCGCATTAACACCGTGCTCGTCGACCGGCATGCCGGTCTCGCGACTGTCATCAATGAGCCCGGCCCGGAAATTTCGAAAACCGAGGCGGAAAGCCTGCGTCGGGCACTGGATGAACATATCGAGGCCGGAGACATCCTCGTCCTCTCCGGAAGTCTGCCGCGCGGGATCCCACTCGACACGTATGCCGGACTCATCACTTCTGCTCGCCAGCGTGGCGCTCGCGCCATCGTTGACGCCGAGGGGGAAGTACTCGTGAGTGCTGTGTCGGTCGGGCCGTGGGCTGTGAAATGCAACCTGCAGGAGTTCCGGGCGATCGCGCCGGATGCACCCGAGGAAGTGACAACGGAAGCGGCACGCCAGCAATTGTTTGACTGCATGCGGGTCATCGTCGCCGCGGGAGTGCAGCTAGTCATCGTGACCCTCGGTGCCAATGGTCTCCTCGCTGTATCTCGCACCGAAGCACTTGAGGTTTCGGCGCCGTCGGTTGTCGCGAAGAATCCGACGGGATCGGGCGACACCTTCCTTGCCGCATTCGTGGCCGCCTACTCGAACGCATCTTCACTGGAGTACGCCCTGAAGTTCGGTGCGGCCGCTGCGAGCGCCAACGCCGCGGTACTCGTGCCAGACATCGGCCCATCGCCGCAACTGGACACCCTCGTCGCAGGGACCACCGTCATCCGCCACGAGCCGGACTTCGCGGACTCCGGTGTGGCCGGAACCGACCGATGA
- a CDS encoding DUF6932 family protein, whose translation MLPANADKSPHPATIDEIEQRFVHEAPHSERRALIFSAFQLYAGLVWSYFPTARLWVNGGFVTHKEVAPHDIDVAMLAPSSDAGIFARDPDALALLTLQGVRSSEFDGVLRRLQPFGGLVDSFFVPEDNPLAVQTWKDRWSLAPLSDGSGFRDDLSKGFLEVAP comes from the coding sequence TTGCTGCCGGCCAATGCTGACAAGTCGCCCCACCCCGCGACAATCGATGAGATCGAACAGCGCTTCGTGCATGAGGCACCGCACAGCGAGCGACGTGCGCTCATTTTTTCGGCGTTCCAGCTGTACGCAGGGTTGGTCTGGAGTTATTTCCCGACCGCTCGGCTCTGGGTCAATGGCGGCTTTGTAACGCACAAGGAGGTGGCTCCGCACGACATAGATGTCGCGATGCTCGCCCCTTCGTCAGACGCTGGCATCTTCGCGCGTGATCCAGATGCACTTGCGCTGCTGACTCTGCAGGGCGTTCGAAGTTCTGAATTCGACGGCGTACTAAGGAGGCTTCAGCCCTTCGGAGGTCTGGTGGACAGCTTTTTCGTTCCTGAAGACAATCCGCTTGCCGTGCAAACTTGGAAGGACCGATGGAGTCTTGCACCCCTTTCGGATGGATCTGGATTCCGCGATGATCTATCTAAGGGCTTCTTGGAGGTGGCACCGTGA
- a CDS encoding zinc-ribbon domain-containing protein, with translation MAAEWHPTKNHIRPSDTTVSNGKKAWWLGACGHEWKAVIAS, from the coding sequence ATCGCTGCCGAGTGGCATCCAACGAAGAACCATATTCGCCCGAGCGACACGACTGTGAGTAACGGCAAGAAGGCATGGTGGCTCGGAGCATGCGGCCATGAGTGGAAGGCAGTAATTGCGAGCTGA
- a CDS encoding FGGY-family carbohydrate kinase — MTFIGIDIGTTRTKALLYRPGSPSRRIVASATPTVSTHLGDFRDAEAVFATVVDCISMLLADLRPAERAEIEGIGLTSLSEEVVLVTSSGITAGPMPAWYTSVAKAQALDAGIDPSFSWTKLSWAFEQLSSARSPSFTEHAVAAIKQVTTLNSYVAGRLAGIDRYPVDESHASRSGFFDVRSGQWQRAIFEQTGWKAELLPELVVPGSVVSTVDPGLAAQWGLPPAARVVLAGHDHFCGAFGNGVREDGQLYISAGTSEAHCLIVSELPKFPLPPTVGVGRFVDGTHFYLHRQLASGHLYRQWTGLLGIDDEDSRSQEDQKLFAEPIGSRGTTIIPGFDGDTSSSVLNVKAGSSPHTVLRALLEGLACAALHIDRELVTFTNRPIERIIASGIPCQSPFWQHLRGHVTAAPLYITDEEEAPALGAALLCQRATAGAATIGTDCITSSHATTTDASLEADYDKLFSRFERELARTATPSNRVIR; from the coding sequence ATGACCTTCATCGGCATCGATATCGGCACCACCCGAACGAAAGCATTACTGTACCGGCCGGGTTCACCGAGTCGACGTATCGTCGCGAGCGCGACGCCCACCGTCTCGACACACTTGGGCGATTTCCGCGACGCGGAGGCAGTCTTCGCCACGGTCGTCGACTGCATCAGCATGCTCTTGGCCGATCTGCGCCCGGCGGAACGAGCCGAGATCGAGGGAATCGGCCTGACATCGCTCAGCGAAGAGGTCGTCCTCGTCACATCGTCCGGAATTACAGCCGGACCGATGCCGGCGTGGTACACATCGGTGGCGAAAGCACAAGCGCTCGACGCCGGCATCGACCCCTCCTTCTCCTGGACAAAACTGTCGTGGGCGTTTGAGCAGCTGAGTTCCGCGCGGTCCCCTTCTTTCACAGAACACGCCGTTGCCGCAATAAAGCAGGTGACGACACTGAACAGCTACGTTGCCGGCCGCCTGGCAGGGATTGACCGGTACCCCGTCGATGAATCACACGCCTCCCGGAGCGGATTCTTCGACGTGCGCTCTGGACAGTGGCAGCGGGCGATATTCGAGCAGACTGGATGGAAAGCCGAACTTCTTCCTGAACTCGTGGTACCCGGTTCAGTGGTCTCTACCGTCGATCCGGGTCTGGCAGCGCAGTGGGGGTTGCCGCCCGCAGCGAGAGTGGTGCTTGCGGGCCACGATCACTTCTGCGGAGCCTTCGGAAACGGTGTTCGCGAGGACGGACAGCTCTACATCTCTGCTGGCACGTCAGAGGCACACTGTTTGATTGTGAGCGAGCTCCCGAAATTTCCGCTTCCACCCACGGTGGGCGTCGGACGCTTCGTCGATGGCACGCATTTCTATCTCCACCGACAGCTTGCCTCGGGTCATCTCTACAGACAGTGGACCGGCCTGCTCGGCATCGATGACGAGGACTCGCGGTCACAGGAGGATCAAAAGCTGTTCGCTGAACCGATTGGATCCCGAGGGACGACGATCATCCCCGGTTTCGACGGAGACACAAGTAGTTCAGTACTCAATGTGAAAGCAGGATCCTCGCCACACACGGTTCTCCGCGCTCTCCTCGAGGGCCTCGCCTGCGCCGCGCTGCACATCGATCGCGAGCTCGTCACCTTCACCAATCGTCCCATCGAGCGGATCATCGCTTCTGGAATCCCCTGTCAGAGCCCGTTCTGGCAGCACCTGCGTGGACACGTCACGGCTGCCCCGCTTTACATCACCGACGAGGAGGAAGCTCCTGCTCTCGGCGCGGCCCTCCTCTGCCAAAGGGCTACCGCCGGAGCCGCGACGATCGGCACCGACTGCATCACCTCATCACATGCCACGACAACCGACGCCTCGCTTGAGGCCGACTACGACAAGCTCTTTTCACGATTCGAGCGTGAGCTGGCAAGAACAGCCACTCCCTCCAACCGTGTCATCCGATAA
- a CDS encoding amino acid ABC transporter permease, whose protein sequence is MNIIDSFFNWDQILAVLPDLILIGLPNTLILAFSAMVLGTFIGILIALASVSKRKLLRIPARIYVDLLRGLPVILTIFLLGQGLPLIGLRIFGTSSYPYGVITLGLIAGAYIAEIFRSGIEALPGGQLEAARALGMSHGKAMRLIVIPQGVRNTLPALTNQFIATIKDSSLVYLLGFTIYERELYRIGQDAAQQTGNLSALVAAGIMYLIITIPLTYIVNYMDKRFKTGRRPETMMTGEAEAANLSAPILRSTVAGRVPNE, encoded by the coding sequence ATGAACATTATTGACAGCTTCTTCAACTGGGATCAGATATTGGCGGTCCTTCCCGACCTGATTTTGATCGGGCTACCGAATACGCTGATCCTGGCCTTCAGCGCGATGGTCCTGGGCACGTTCATCGGTATTCTGATCGCCCTTGCCAGCGTGTCCAAGCGAAAGCTCCTGCGCATCCCGGCACGGATCTACGTGGATCTGCTCCGCGGGCTTCCGGTCATCTTGACGATCTTCCTTCTCGGACAGGGTTTGCCCCTGATCGGGTTGCGGATCTTTGGAACCAGCTCATATCCGTATGGGGTCATCACTCTCGGACTGATTGCGGGTGCCTACATCGCCGAGATATTCCGGTCGGGGATCGAGGCGCTGCCAGGCGGGCAGTTAGAGGCTGCGCGGGCGTTGGGCATGTCGCACGGCAAGGCCATGCGGCTCATCGTCATTCCGCAGGGAGTGAGAAACACACTGCCCGCGCTGACGAACCAGTTCATTGCGACGATCAAGGATTCGAGTCTTGTATACCTGCTCGGGTTCACCATCTACGAGCGGGAACTGTACCGCATCGGTCAGGATGCCGCGCAGCAGACGGGCAACCTATCCGCGCTGGTCGCAGCAGGCATCATGTACCTGATCATCACCATCCCGCTGACATACATCGTGAACTACATGGACAAACGGTTCAAGACCGGCCGCCGACCGGAGACCATGATGACCGGGGAGGCCGAAGCGGCGAACCTGTCCGCACCGATTCTTCGGTCGACCGTGGCAGGCAGGGTACCCAATGAGTGA
- a CDS encoding aldo/keto reductase: MTALDRRRLGTTDMLVTPLGFGSLAMGGAQWISGRGEQHEDDSRSTARAAIEAGINWIDTAPVYGRGLAEELVGSVARDFAEADRPYIFTKAGLSWSDDDPRGAPVRTGSPERIITEVEDSLRRLGVDRIDLFQMHWPPLDAYRVADYWPVFAKLREQGKVRAIGLSNHTVEELRAAEEIAHVDSMQPPFSVINRDAASDVIPVSRRQRTAVLAYAPMESGLLTGTFTATRAATLPGTDWRRDHADFTGEGLERNLRVVNALSAIGAARGVPTSAIAVAWTLAFDGLTGAIVGARKPQQIDDWIDAASIELTDAELDSIAAAVTAAGVGSGPARPPARASRRSTTA, from the coding sequence ATGACTGCCCTCGACCGCCGCAGGCTCGGCACAACGGACATGCTCGTCACGCCGCTGGGCTTCGGCTCGCTTGCCATGGGAGGAGCACAATGGATCTCCGGACGAGGCGAGCAGCACGAGGACGATTCCCGCTCGACGGCGCGTGCGGCCATCGAGGCCGGCATTAACTGGATCGACACCGCACCGGTGTACGGCCGCGGCCTGGCCGAAGAGCTCGTCGGTTCGGTTGCCCGCGATTTTGCGGAAGCAGATCGCCCCTACATCTTCACAAAGGCCGGATTGTCTTGGAGTGACGACGATCCTCGCGGTGCGCCGGTGCGAACCGGGTCTCCCGAGCGAATCATCACGGAGGTCGAAGATTCCCTTCGCCGGCTCGGAGTTGACCGCATCGATCTCTTCCAGATGCACTGGCCCCCACTCGACGCGTACCGCGTCGCAGACTACTGGCCGGTGTTTGCGAAGCTTCGCGAACAGGGTAAGGTGCGTGCCATCGGACTTTCCAACCACACCGTAGAAGAGCTGCGAGCAGCTGAAGAGATCGCGCACGTCGACTCCATGCAACCGCCGTTCTCGGTGATTAACCGGGATGCGGCCAGCGACGTCATTCCAGTGTCCCGCCGGCAACGCACCGCAGTACTTGCATACGCTCCGATGGAGTCGGGGCTTCTCACTGGCACTTTCACCGCAACGCGCGCCGCTACGCTCCCCGGCACCGACTGGCGAAGAGACCATGCGGATTTCACTGGCGAGGGACTTGAGCGAAATCTGCGGGTCGTCAACGCTCTCTCGGCGATCGGGGCGGCTCGGGGAGTTCCAACTAGTGCTATCGCCGTGGCCTGGACACTCGCATTCGATGGACTGACCGGCGCCATCGTCGGTGCTCGCAAGCCGCAGCAGATCGACGACTGGATCGACGCGGCATCTATCGAACTGACGGATGCCGAACTCGATTCAATTGCCGCCGCAGTGACCGCGGCCGGGGTCGGTTCAGGACCGGCCCGCCCGCCCGCCCGCGCGAGCCGCCGGAGCACGACCGCATGA
- a CDS encoding class II fructose-bisphosphate aldolase: MTLVSPAALIASRNGAGVAAFNIITLEHLEAFVTAAEGHQTGVILQLSQNAVKYHGGLEPVAGAILERVRESSVPFAVQLDHASDITLIRASARMGFTSIMYDGSTLSYQDNVKTTRSLANELHDLDIWVEAELGEIGGKDGVHIATARTEPREAADFVSSTGVDGLAVAVGSSHAMTDKTARLDVRLIEAIHAAVPVPLVLHGSSGIAEPLIAEAVRAGISKVNFGTRFNVVMTDAIRLHLATHPAVTDPRRYLAAGRAAIKADAETLLKVLHFES; this comes from the coding sequence ATGACGCTGGTCAGCCCTGCCGCTCTCATCGCATCCCGGAACGGCGCGGGAGTCGCCGCGTTCAACATCATCACTCTCGAACACCTGGAAGCATTCGTCACAGCGGCGGAGGGTCACCAGACCGGCGTGATCCTCCAGCTTTCGCAAAATGCCGTCAAATATCATGGGGGTCTGGAACCGGTGGCGGGGGCGATCTTGGAACGTGTTCGCGAGTCTTCCGTGCCTTTCGCAGTGCAACTCGATCATGCCAGCGACATCACTCTCATTCGCGCGTCTGCGCGTATGGGTTTCACGTCCATCATGTACGACGGCTCCACGTTGAGCTACCAGGACAACGTCAAGACGACCCGCTCACTCGCGAATGAGTTGCACGATCTCGACATCTGGGTTGAAGCCGAATTGGGTGAAATAGGCGGCAAAGACGGAGTTCACATAGCGACTGCCCGGACAGAGCCGCGAGAGGCAGCCGACTTCGTGTCGTCGACGGGGGTCGACGGACTCGCAGTGGCAGTTGGCAGTTCCCATGCCATGACCGACAAAACGGCGCGTCTGGACGTGCGTCTCATCGAGGCGATCCACGCAGCCGTTCCGGTTCCGCTGGTATTGCATGGCTCATCCGGGATCGCAGAACCGCTCATCGCGGAAGCCGTGCGGGCGGGTATTTCCAAAGTCAATTTCGGTACGCGCTTCAACGTAGTGATGACCGACGCGATCCGCTTGCATCTCGCCACCCACCCCGCTGTGACCGATCCGCGCAGGTACCTAGCGGCGGGTCGTGCGGCCATCAAAGCAGACGCTGAAACGCTTCTGAAAGTGCTTCATTTCGAATCCTGA
- the solA gene encoding N-methyl-L-tryptophan oxidase, translated as MDAKIGVIGLGAAGSAALWRLAERGADVLGFEQYEAGHDRGSSHGYSRAFKEVTPQGPQESALSQRATGLWRQLEAESGESVLEMTGGLSIGRPDGSLITGLQRVSADTGLALEYLDAADLRRRFPQHLLAEGDIGVIDPMSGFLKPELAIRTEWQLAREKGARVIAGEVLEVIPTENSVRVVTAERTYEVETAIIAAGAWQNTLLPNLQLYLKPRRATLSWFRPKAGRDSAFAVGAFPVFTHEFGGQTGWGLPSFDKWGVKIGLDFTEGYEIGDPALNRPEVEAWELENVQAFVAATLPDLEPEPTYSRGCMITMTPDQEFSIGIPAEHPRLVVLSACSGRGFKMSAAVGDVGADLALTGSTTADISTFSPDRFIDTNNERDVFA; from the coding sequence ATGGACGCGAAAATTGGAGTAATCGGACTCGGGGCGGCAGGTAGCGCGGCGCTCTGGCGTCTGGCAGAGCGCGGTGCGGACGTACTGGGTTTCGAGCAGTATGAGGCAGGTCACGACCGGGGCTCATCTCACGGATACTCACGTGCGTTCAAGGAGGTCACTCCGCAGGGGCCTCAGGAGTCAGCACTCTCGCAGCGGGCCACCGGCTTGTGGCGCCAGCTCGAAGCCGAGAGCGGCGAATCCGTGTTGGAAATGACGGGAGGCCTCTCGATCGGTCGGCCAGATGGCTCCCTCATAACGGGGCTACAGCGGGTAAGCGCGGACACCGGCCTCGCACTCGAGTACCTGGATGCTGCTGATCTGCGCCGCCGTTTCCCGCAGCACCTACTGGCCGAAGGTGACATCGGGGTCATCGACCCGATGTCCGGCTTCCTCAAACCGGAACTGGCCATCCGTACTGAGTGGCAGCTCGCTCGTGAGAAGGGTGCGCGCGTGATCGCAGGAGAGGTGCTCGAAGTCATCCCCACCGAGAATTCGGTGCGAGTCGTCACGGCAGAGCGCACCTACGAAGTCGAAACCGCGATTATCGCGGCCGGCGCGTGGCAGAACACGCTCCTTCCCAACCTGCAGCTGTATCTGAAGCCGCGACGGGCGACGCTGTCTTGGTTCCGACCCAAGGCCGGGAGGGATTCGGCCTTCGCAGTGGGCGCCTTCCCGGTCTTCACTCACGAGTTCGGGGGTCAGACCGGTTGGGGTCTACCGTCGTTCGACAAATGGGGTGTCAAGATCGGGCTCGACTTCACCGAGGGCTACGAGATTGGCGACCCTGCGCTGAACCGGCCCGAGGTGGAAGCCTGGGAGCTGGAGAATGTGCAGGCGTTCGTGGCGGCAACGCTTCCCGACCTAGAGCCAGAGCCAACCTACTCTCGCGGTTGCATGATCACGATGACTCCAGACCAGGAGTTCAGCATCGGGATCCCCGCTGAGCATCCCCGACTCGTCGTCCTCTCGGCGTGCTCTGGCCGGGGATTCAAGATGTCCGCCGCAGTGGGCGACGTCGGAGCAGACCTTGCCCTGACCGGATCGACAACAGCAGATATCAGCACTTTTTCACCCGATCGATTCATCGACACCAACAACGAAAGAGATGTATTCGCATGA
- a CDS encoding ATP-dependent nuclease — MNESGKTTVLSALHRLNPVGDDTFEVQRDYPRWLLSKDRREGTIGDTTPIEATFALEGDDLRAIEEILGAGVYDAGGGLKLSRKYESTTTMWTVPRDTRRAVENFLGRVDVRKKTLERFKNVKDLDGIEAVCVELESETTDAQAERTAEEIALIRSELGRVPGETTWDVLVGILKSRVPRFFYFADYSQLDGRIDIDALATTDDEVGSSADQTARALLRLASTTPKALAGNDYEDRKAELEAVGHELTRQVFEYWKQNENLRVQFDIDRQIEQVNSNMHTVVKTFLDIRVEDTRHSYTNNFAQRSSGFRWFFSFLAAFTEFESRKQPVVVLLDEPGLTLHARAQGDFLRFINERLATAVQVLYTTHSPFMVETDKIGRVRIVEDGGPTTGATVTQEALAVGEGSIFPLQAALGYDVAQHLFIGSMNLLVEGPSDFVFLDAMSRVLADQGRQCLDERWRVIPTGGASNIPAFVALMGQNLDVTVLIDSGTEGADRLEKAVAAARLQRERIIQVNEITNRRHSDIEDMFEVDEYLKLFNKAFGTSYVESDLGHGDRIVKRLTGVHGAYDHYKPADVMLRHPELRDQIGDETLARFEGLTTRINATIG; from the coding sequence ATGAATGAATCCGGCAAGACAACGGTGCTTTCGGCGCTGCACCGGCTAAACCCGGTCGGCGATGACACGTTTGAGGTTCAGCGTGATTATCCGCGCTGGCTCCTGTCGAAAGATCGCCGTGAAGGCACGATCGGTGACACCACCCCCATCGAGGCGACATTTGCGCTTGAAGGAGATGACCTCCGTGCGATCGAGGAGATTCTCGGTGCAGGTGTATATGACGCGGGTGGAGGCTTGAAGCTCTCGCGTAAATACGAATCGACCACAACGATGTGGACGGTTCCGCGTGACACTCGCCGTGCTGTTGAAAACTTCTTAGGCCGCGTAGATGTTCGAAAGAAGACACTCGAGCGGTTTAAGAACGTGAAGGATCTCGACGGCATCGAAGCCGTTTGTGTGGAGCTTGAAAGTGAAACGACAGACGCCCAGGCCGAACGCACGGCTGAAGAGATTGCTCTGATTCGGTCGGAACTCGGACGTGTTCCCGGCGAGACCACTTGGGATGTTCTCGTAGGAATTCTCAAGTCACGGGTACCGCGCTTCTTCTACTTCGCGGACTATTCCCAACTCGATGGACGCATCGACATCGACGCGCTCGCCACTACTGACGATGAAGTTGGATCCTCAGCTGATCAGACAGCGCGGGCACTATTGAGGCTGGCAAGCACGACGCCCAAAGCCCTTGCCGGCAATGATTATGAAGATCGCAAAGCAGAGCTTGAAGCCGTGGGCCACGAGCTCACACGGCAGGTGTTTGAATACTGGAAGCAGAACGAAAACCTGCGGGTGCAATTCGATATTGATCGCCAGATCGAGCAGGTTAACTCGAATATGCACACTGTTGTAAAGACGTTCCTCGATATTCGAGTAGAGGACACGAGGCACTCCTACACAAACAACTTTGCCCAGCGCTCCTCGGGCTTCCGGTGGTTCTTCTCCTTCTTGGCTGCTTTCACTGAGTTTGAGAGCCGGAAGCAGCCGGTCGTGGTGCTGCTTGATGAGCCTGGTTTGACGTTACATGCACGAGCACAGGGCGACTTCTTGCGCTTTATCAACGAGCGTCTGGCAACAGCAGTTCAGGTGCTCTATACGACGCATAGCCCGTTCATGGTGGAGACCGACAAGATCGGGAGGGTCCGAATCGTTGAAGACGGAGGTCCAACCACCGGTGCCACCGTTACGCAAGAAGCACTCGCCGTGGGCGAAGGCAGCATCTTCCCGCTCCAGGCGGCGCTGGGCTATGACGTCGCGCAGCATCTGTTCATTGGTTCGATGAACTTGCTGGTTGAAGGCCCAAGCGATTTCGTCTTTCTTGACGCGATGAGTCGAGTATTGGCTGACCAAGGTCGTCAATGCTTGGACGAACGTTGGCGCGTGATTCCGACAGGTGGAGCATCAAACATCCCGGCTTTTGTCGCGCTGATGGGGCAGAACCTGGATGTGACTGTACTGATCGATTCTGGTACAGAAGGGGCTGATCGGCTGGAAAAAGCCGTTGCTGCCGCTCGTCTTCAACGCGAACGCATCATCCAGGTCAATGAGATCACAAACCGCCGGCATTCTGACATTGAGGACATGTTTGAAGTCGACGAGTATCTCAAGCTCTTCAACAAGGCGTTCGGGACGAGCTATGTAGAGAGCGATCTGGGCCATGGTGATCGAATCGTCAAACGACTGACGGGCGTGCATGGGGCGTATGACCATTACAAGCCTGCTGACGTGATGCTGCGTCATCCTGAGCTGCGTGACCAAATTGGAGATGAGACGCTCGCTAGATTCGAAGGGCTTACCACTCGAATCAACGCCACCATAGGCTGA